One Diabrotica virgifera virgifera chromosome 3, PGI_DIABVI_V3a genomic window carries:
- the LOC114328548 gene encoding 26S proteasome non-ATPase regulatory subunit 1, translating to MNITSAAGIISLLDEPRPELKVFALKKLDSIVGEFWPEISEAIEKIEILHEDKVFQQHQLAALVASKVYYHLGAFEDSLTYALGAGDLFDVNARSEYVETILAKCIDYYTQQRIAVAEGLADAKPIDSRLEAIVNRMFQRCLDDGQYRQAMGLALETRRMDIFESSITQSDDIISMLTYAFQVAMSLIQNRAFRNTVLRSLVGLYRGLVTPDYVNMCQCLIFLDDPLSVAEILDRLVTGKEDTELMAYQIAFDLYESATQQFLERVLVALRATAPVPSLLEEKAKPKPSGEGEGAMSTETGEPSTETKEEKLKEEKSLDSLSDQDKEHQKRIEKLHTILSGEVSIELHLQFLIRSNHADLLILKQTKETVRVSICHTATVIANAFMHSGTTSDQFLRDNLEWLARATNWAKLTATASLGVIHRGHEQEALTLMQSYLPKEVGPSSGYSEGGGLYALGLIHANHGTNIIDYLLGQLKDAQNEMVRHGGCLGLGLAAMGTHRQDVYEQLKFNLYQDDANTGEAAGIAMGMVMLGSSNSTTIMDMVAYAQESQHEKILRGLAVGISFSMYGRLEEADPLIQQLTSDKDPILRRSGMYTLGMAYCGTGHNQAIRKLLHVAVSDVNDDVRRAAVTALGFLLFRTPEQCPSVVSLLAESYNPHVRYGAAMALGIACAGTGLREAIALLEPMVMFDPVNFVRQGALIASAMILIQQTEQTCPKVTFFRQTYAQVISNKHEDVMAKFGAILAQGIIDAGGRNVTLSLQSRTGHTNMLAVVGTLVFTQYWYWFPLSHCLALAFTPTCVIGLNAQLKMPKLDFKSNAKPSLYAYPAPMEEKKREEREKVTTAVLSIAARQRRRDHERKHRDEKMEVDEDKDDKKTEKEDKEKKSEEKDKKDEKKADDKDKDKKADDKKASTSTGDDKKKDEKEEKKKEPEPNFEVLQNPARVMRQQLKVITLNDSNQHVSMKDVSIGGIIMVRNLKPGDEELVEPVAAFGPKGEDEKEPEPPEPFEWTED from the exons ATGAATATCACATCTGCAGCGGGAATTATTTCCCTCTTGGATGAACCAAGACCAGAATTAAAAGTATTTGCACTGAAGAAACTAGATTCCATAGTGGGTGAGTTTTGGCCGGAGATCTCAGAAGCTATCGAAAAAATCGAAATTTTGCATGAAGACAAAGTTTTCCAGCAACACCAGTTAGCTGCACTTGTGGCAAGTAAGGTATATTACCATTTAGGCGCTTTTGAAGACTCTTTAACTTATGCTCTTGGTGCGGGTGATCTCTTTGATGTCAATGCCCGGAGTGAGTATGTAGAAACTATTCTAGCTAAATGTATCGACTATTACACTCAGCAACGTATTGCTGTAGCTGAAGGATTGGCAGATGCCAAACCCATAGACTCTCGCCTTGAAGCTATTGTTAATCGAATGTTTCAGAGGTGTCTTGATGATGGTCAATATCGTCAAGCTATGGGCCTGGCTCTAGAAACCAGACGAATGGATATCTTTGAGTCATCTATTACTCAGTCTGATGATATTATCAGCATGTTGACTTATGCATTTCAAGTAGCGATGAGTTTGATTCAAAATCGAGCATTTAGAAACACTGTTTTGAGATCTCTTGTTGGACTTTATAGAGGACTGGTTACACCTGATTACGTTAATATGTGCCAGTGCTTAATTTTCCTCGATGATCCATTGTCTGTGGCTGAAATTTTAGACAGGCTTGTAACTGGCAAGGAGGATACTGAACTTATGGCATATCAAATTGCTTTTGATCTCTATGAGTCAGCTACTCAACAGTTTTTGGAAAGAGTATTAGTTGCATTAAGAGCCACAGCACCAGTTCCATCTTTGCTGGAAGAAAAAGCAAAGCCAAAGCCTTCTGGTGAAGGAGAGGGTGCTATGTCAACCGAGACTGGAGAACCATCTACAgaaacaaaagaagaaaaattaaaagaagaaaaatctCTGGATAGTTTGTCTGATCAGGATAAGGAACATCAGAAAAGAATTGAGAAACTTCATACTATACTCTCAGGGGAGGTCTCTATAGAACTGCACCTTCAATTCCTCATCAGGTCAAATCATGCTGATCTACTGATTCTTAAACAAACAAAAGAGACTGTCAGAGTTAGTATTTGCCACACTGCTACTGTAATCGCAAACGCATTTATGCATAGTGGTACTACTAGCGATCAATTTTTAAGAGATAACTTAGAATGGTTAGCCAGAGCAACGAATTGGGCCAAACTTACAGCCACAGCCTCGCTAGGAGTTATTCATAGAGGCCATGAACAAGAAGCATTAACACTAATGCAAAGTTACTTGCCGAAAGAAGTTGGACCCAGCTCAGGTTATTCCGAAGGGGGCGGCCTTTATGCTCTTGGTCTTATACATGCCAACCATGGTACAAATATCATTGATTACCTTCTTGGACAACTTAAGGATGCACAGAATGAGATGGTGAGACATGGAGGTTGTCTTGGTCTAGGTTTGGCTGCTATGGGCACTCATAG ACAGGATGTTTATGAACAACTCAAATTCAATTTATACCAAGATGATGCCAATACTGGTGAAGCAGCTGGTATTGCAATGGGAATGGTAATGTTGGGTTCAAGTAATTCTACCACAATTATGGATATGGTTGCATACGCACAAGAGAGTCAACATGAGAAAATTCTTAGAGGCTTAGCTGTTGGTATTAGTTTTTCCATGTATGGTAGATTAGAAGAAGCAGATCCACTGATTCAACAACTTACCTCTGATAAAGATCCTATCCTCAGAAGATCAGGAATGTATACTTTGGGTATGGCATATTGTGGTACTGGACACAACCAAGCAATTAGAAAACTACTTCATGTAGCTGTGTCAGATGTCAACGATGATGTTAGAAGAGCTGCAGTTACAGCTTTAGGTTTTCTGTTATTCAGAACTCCTGAACAATGTCCTAGTGTAGTATCCCTTCTAGCTGAGAGTTACAATCCACATGTACGTTATGGAGCTGCTATGGCTCTTGGTATTGCATGTGCAGGAACTGGTCTACGTGAAGCTATAGCTCTTCTCGAACCTATGGTTATGTTTGATCCTGTAAACTTCGTAAGACAGGGTGCTCTCATTGCTTCTGCTATGATTTTAATTCAACAGACTGAACAAACTTGCCCCAAAGTCACATTCTTCAGACAGACATATGCTCAAGTCATTTCCAACAAACACGAAGATGTGATGGCCAAGTTTGGAGCTATCTTAGCTCAAGGAATCATCGATGCAGGTGGAAGAAATGTAACTTTGTCGCTACAGTCCAGAACTGGCCACACAAATATGTTAGCTGTAGTTGGTACACTGGTGTTCACTCAGTACTGGTACTGGTTCCCTCTATCACATTGTTTAGCTTTAGCATTCACTCCAACATGTGTGATTGGTCTTAATGCACAATTGAAGATGCCCAAATTAGACTTCAAATCCAATGCCAAACCTAGTCTATATGCTTATCCAGCTCCAATGGAagaaaagaaaagagaagaaagagaAAAGGTAACTACTGCCGTTTTAAGTATTGCTGCCCGCCAACGTAGAAGAGACCATGAAAGAAAGCATCGTGACGAAAAGATGGAAGTAGATGAAGACAAAGATGAcaagaaaacagaaaaagaagaCAAGGAGAAGAAGTCTGAAGAGAAAGATAAAAAGGATGAAAAGAAAGCTGATGACAAAGATAAAGATAAAAAAGCAGATGACAAGAAAGCATCTACTTCTACTGGCGATGATAAGAAGAAGGATGAAAAggaagaaaagaagaaagaacCTGAACCAAACTTCGAAGTTTTACAGAATCCTGCTAGAGTTATGAGGCAACAATTAAAGGTGATTACACTTAATGATAGCAATCAACATGTTTCGATGAAAGATGTTTCTATTGGAGGAATAATCATGGTGAGAAATTTGAAGCCTGGAGATGAGGAACTGGTTGAACCTGTTGCAG